One stretch of Oncorhynchus clarkii lewisi isolate Uvic-CL-2024 chromosome 3, UVic_Ocla_1.0, whole genome shotgun sequence DNA includes these proteins:
- the LOC139405868 gene encoding U11/U12 small nuclear ribonucleoprotein 48 kDa protein-like, with product MCDSPENQTLQARLRSLEELTEFTENCQRQLNELFETLGWRQDLDNGSVQEPMEVCPYDPNHRVPSRSMERHKATCQLSQMGYSHEEQAEMYDTSLYYENASITSFTMDKHTQQQVILQARASAPSIRTEGLYSQSEYSTDPSEVPQNHKRAICDLTVADRLALFDHVTREAIQQKDQAVATDNEDLYVDLVAKLKKGNDQNEHKSHLELMAEMRDYKRRRQSYRAKNVHNTKKSYTEVIREVINVHSVELSSQWKEEERKEEVRESKHAPHRRRSEDRRSASTESRQSHVSSRDGHGSHHKCHRSKDPSPEQSQERSREKESKKKRKRDSCSPDERPHDRKKKKKKKKKKEEK from the exons ATGTGCGATTCACCAGAAAATCAAACGCTCCAGGCTCGTCTGCGAAGTTTGGAAGAGTTGACGGAGTTCACCGAGAACTGCCAGAGACAACTGAATGAGCTGTTCGAGACGCTGGGATGGAGACAGGACCTGGACAACGGCTCAGTTCAG GAGCCGATGGAGGTGTGCCCCTATGACCCGAACCACAGAGTGCCAAGCAGGAGCATGGAGAGACACAAAGCCACCTGCCAACTCAGCCAGATGGGATACTCCCATGAGGAACAG GCTGAGATGTATGACACCTCTCTGTATTATGAGAATGCCAGCATTACCAGCTTCACAATGG acaaacacacacagcaacaagTAATTCTACAAGCAAGAGCAAGTGCACCGTCAATTAGGACAGAGGGACTGTACAGCCAAA GTGAATACTCCACAGATCCTTCAGAAGTTCCTCAGAACCACAAGCGAGCTATCTGTGACCTTACTGTGGCAGACCGACTGGCTCTTTTTGATCACGTGACAAGGGAGGCCATCCAACAGAAGGATCAAGCTGTTGCAACCGACAACGAGGACCTCTATGTTGATTTGGTGGCCAAGCTCAAAAAGG GTAACGATCAGAACGAGCACAAGTCTCACCTGGAGCTGATGGCTGAGATGAGGGACTACAAGAGACGGCGGCAGTCTTACAGAGCCAAGAACGTCCACAACACAAAGAAGTCCTACACTGAG GTTATTCGGGAGGTAATTAATGTCCACTCTGTTGAACTGTCCAGTCagtggaaagaggaggagaggaaggaagaggttAGAGAGTCCAAACATGCCCCTCACAG GAGAAGGTCTGAGGATAGACGGTCTGCCTCCACAGAGTCCCGCCAATCTCATGTCAGCTCCAGGGATGGACACGGCTCCCACCACAAATGCCACCGCAGCAAAGACCCTAGCCCAGAGCAGAGCCAGGAGCGCAGCCGAGAGAAGGAGagcaagaagaagagaaagag GGATTCCTGCTCTCCGGATGAGAGACCTCATGATcgaaagaagaaaaagaagaaaaagaagaaaaaggaAGAGAAGTGA